A window of the Lactuca sativa cultivar Salinas chromosome 5, Lsat_Salinas_v11, whole genome shotgun sequence genome harbors these coding sequences:
- the LOC111912982 gene encoding zinc finger BED domain-containing protein RICESLEEPER 2-like yields the protein MDDGGSTTNLLSPNKGMGVVTGVGIDNPSSQSIHGMDHTTTPNEETTSQIPNENESVREKNNETDEDEVQLTRKRKKTSKVWDDFVVVTLRDGKKKAECKHCKSRLAITGSGPTSSYKRHLNSCIPHKQSLKNQQILNFQPSGCDVDFVPPLIGPDTKYDENKMREAIANWILSTEQPFATVEDVMFVKMMKTTTPLFEKLSRVTITSDCFKVYEHEKKRLKALTKAASKISLTTDCWKSSHQKIEYMVITAHFVDHNWRLQKRVLRFVHVPPPRTAVDIADGIYKCLQEWEIKDKIFTISVDNAAYNDKALRRLKETFSHVRKLSCGGRLFHIRCCAHILNLLVKDGLAIIDHIIGDVREGIKYINNSEGRRLNFSKAAHQMQIRDRKLMLDVPTRWNSTYDMLCMALKFKDAFPRYAEYEPHFHHLPTDEDWENVQSVCEILKVFKVCTNIISGSDYPTANLYLIEVFRVKQTLDKGSLSTNDFIRDMVKKMKEKFDKYWGECHLVMAIASVLDPRFKMKLVEFCFPTLYQNSDENIKEVKNALYEMYSEYLEMHDTLVRESATHGSEHERNVLGLNEGTSLGSGWEAFGEFIKTADLERPEKSELDMYLEEGVYREKGQTGMESFNALEWWNVHKLK from the exons ATGGATGATGGAGGGTCTACAACAAACCTATTAAGTCCAAACAAAGGAATGGGGGTTGTAACAGGTGTTGGGATTGATAATCCGTCATCACAATCAATACATGGTATGGATCACACAACCACTCCAAATGAAGAAACAACTAGTCAAATCCCTAATGAAAATGAAAGTGTGAGAGAAAAAAATAACGAAACCGATGAAGATGAAGTACAATTAACGAGAAAACGGAAAAAAACATCAAAAGTATGGGACGACTTTGTTGTAGTTACACTCCGGGATGGTAAGAAAAAAGCCGAATGCAAACATTGTAAGTCAAGGTTGGCTATTACTGGTTCAGGTCCTACATCATCATATAAAAGACACCTAAACAGCTGCATCCCCCATAAACAATCGCTAAAAAACCAACAAATACTAAATTTTCAACCTAGTGGGTGTGATGTGGATTTTGTGCCACCATTGATCGGACCGGATACAAAATATGATGAAAACAAGATGAGGGAGGCCATAGCTAATTGGATACTAAGTACTGAGCAACCGTTTGCTACTGTGGAAGATgtaatgtttgtgaaaatgatgaaGACAACTACTCCATTGTTTGAGAAATTAAGCAGAGTTACAATTACGTCAGACTGTTTTAAGGTATACGAGCATGAGAAGAAAAGGTTGAAAGCCCTTACAAAAGCTGCCTCTAAAATCAGTTTAACAACTGATTGTTGGAAGTCCTCGCATCAGAAAATTGAGTATATGGTTATTACTGCACATTTTGTAGATCATAATTGGAG ATTACAGAAACGTGTATTACGTTTTGTACATGTTCCTCCTCCTCGTACTGCGGTTGATATTGCCGATGGTATTTACAAGTGTTTGCAAGAGTGGGAAATTAAAGATAAGATTTTCACCATCTCAGTTGACAACGCAGCTTATAATGACAAAGCTTTAAGAAGATTGAAAGAAACTTTTTCGCATGTAAGAAAACTTTCATGTGGTGGTAGATTGTTTCATATACGATGTTGCGCACACATATTGAATCTTCTAGTGAAAGATGGTCTTGCAATAATTGATCATATCATCGGTGATGTTCGTGAGGGTATAAAGTATATTAACAATTCGGAGGGTAGACGTCTAAATTTTTCAAAGGCTGCACATCAAATGCAAATACGTGATCGGAAGTTAATGCTTGATGTTCCAACACGATGGAATTCAACCTATGATATGTTGTGCATGGCTTTAAAGTTCAAAGATGCTTTCCCAAG GTATGCAGAGTATGAACCACATTTTCATCACTTGCCAACTGACGAAGATTGGGAAAATGTTCAAAGCGTATGTGAAATTTTGAAGGTTTTTAAG GTGTGCACGAATATCATCTCGGGCAGTGATTATCCTACTGCTAATTTATATCTAATTGAAGTGTTTAGAGTGAAGCAAACTCTTGATAAAGGTTCATTATCTACAAACGATTTTATTCGTGATATGGTGAAGAAAATGAAGGAAAAGTTTGACAAGTATTGGGGTGAGTGTCACCTTGTAATGGCAATAGCTTCTGTGTTAGATCCACGGTTCAAGATGAAGTTGGTTGAATTTTGCTTTCCAACACTTTATCAAAATTCAGACGAGAACATTAAAGAAGTGAAGAATGCACTTTATGAAATGTATTCGGAGTATTTAGAGATGCATGACACATTAGTTAGGGAATCTGCAACACATGGAAGCGAACATGAAAGAAATGTTTTAGGGTTGAATGAAGGTACATCACTTGGATCTGGATGGGAGGCATTTGGAGAGTTCATAAAGACTGCAGATTTGGAGAGACCAGAAAAGTCAGAGCTTGATATGTATTTAGAAGAAGGTGTTTATAGGGAGAAAGGACAAACAGGAATGGAATCATTTAATGCTTTAGAGTGGTGGAATGTGCACAAGTTAAAGTAA